Proteins from a single region of Dama dama isolate Ldn47 chromosome 14, ASM3311817v1, whole genome shotgun sequence:
- the MTARC2 gene encoding mitochondrial amidoxime reducing component 2, producing MGAAGSSALARPGLPAPPGPRWLGVAALGLAAVALGAVAWRRARPGRRRRLQQVGTVSELWIYPVKSCKGVSVDAAECTALGLRSGHLRDRFWLVIKEDGHMVTGRQEPRLVLISITSEDDRLILRAPGMDQLVLPTKLHSSNKLHDCRVFGLDIQGRDCGDEAAQWFTNFLKTDAFRLVQFEKNMRGRAANEIFPSLDQNYQVAYPDCSPVMILSEASLADLNTRVEKKVKINNFRPNIVVTGCNAFEEDTWDELLIGSVEMKKILACPRCIMTTVDPDTGVIDRKEPLETLKSYRLCDPSEKSLYKSSPLFGIYYSVEKIGSLKVGDPVYQMVQ from the exons ATGGGCGCCGCCGGCTCCTCGGCTCTGGCCCGCCCGGGCCTCCCCGCGCCGCCTGGGCCCCGCTGGCTGGGGGTGGCCGCCCTGGGACTGGCCGCGGTGGCGCTGGGAGCCGTCGCCTGGCGCCGCGCGCGGCCCGGTCGGCGCCGGCGGCTGCAGCAGGTGGGCACGGTGAGCGAGCTGTGGATCTACCCGGTCAAGTCCTGCAAGGGCGTGTCGGTGGACGCGGCCGAGTGCACTGCCCTGGGGCTGCGCAGCGGCCACCTGCGGGACAG GTTTTGGCTGGTGATAAAGGAAGACGGACACATGGTGACTGGCCGGCAGGAGCCTCGCCTTGTGTTGATCTCCATCACCTCTGAGGACGACCGCCTGATCCTCAGGGCTCCAGGCATGGACCAGCTGGTTTTGCCGACCAAGCTGCATTCTTCAAACAAGCTCCATGACTGCAG GGTGTTTGGTCTCGACATCCAGGGCAGGGACTGTGGCGACGAGGCCGCTCAGTGGTTCACCAACTTCTTGAAAACGGACGCTTTCAGGCTGGTTCAGTTTGAAAAGAACATGAGGGGAAGAGCGGCAAATGAAATTTTCCCTTCTTTGGACCAGAATTACCAG GTGGCGTACCCGGACTGCAGCCCGGTCATGATCCTGTCGGAAGCCTCCCTGGCCGATCTGAATACCAGGgtggagaagaaagtgaaaataaacaatttCAGGCCAAATATCGTGGTGACAGGCTGCAATGCTTTTGAGGAG GACACTTGGGATGAACTTCTCATTGGCAgtgtagaaatgaaaaagattttGGCTTGCCCCAG GTGCATTATGACCACGGTGGACCCAGATACTGGAGTGATTGACAGGAAGGAGCCACTCGAAACCCTGAAGAG TTACCGCCTGTGTGATCCTTCTGAGAAGTCACTTTACAAGTCGTCCCCACTGTTTGGAATCTATTATTCGGTGGAAAAAATCGGAAGCCTGAAAGTTGGTGACCCGGTGTACCAGATGGTGCAGTGA